The following coding sequences lie in one Kitasatospora azatica KCTC 9699 genomic window:
- a CDS encoding TetR/AcrR family transcriptional regulator, which produces MPRLTDARKELRRAQITEAAVRCFSRNGLERTSIADITAESGLSTGSIYAHYRNKADLVQASAHAVLAKRAEALGEYAGSDTPPDPDELLARLIAGIDPVEARVGVQTWGEATNNPAIHDIVVDTIDRMRAMVHDSVTAWLVKVEHLEPAEAQERATPIAHRVQSLYLAQLLYTALQSPAEETAP; this is translated from the coding sequence GTGCCTCGACTCACCGACGCACGCAAGGAACTCCGGCGCGCCCAGATCACCGAGGCCGCCGTACGCTGCTTCAGCCGCAACGGCCTGGAGCGGACCTCGATCGCCGACATCACGGCCGAGTCCGGCCTGTCGACGGGCTCGATCTACGCCCACTACCGCAACAAGGCCGACCTGGTTCAGGCCTCCGCCCACGCGGTGCTCGCCAAACGCGCGGAGGCCCTCGGCGAGTACGCCGGGAGCGACACCCCGCCCGACCCCGACGAACTGCTCGCCCGCCTGATCGCCGGCATCGACCCGGTCGAAGCCCGGGTCGGCGTGCAGACCTGGGGCGAGGCGACCAACAACCCGGCCATCCACGACATCGTCGTCGACACGATCGACCGGATGCGCGCCATGGTGCACGACAGCGTGACCGCCTGGCTGGTCAAGGTCGAACACCTCGAGCCGGCCGAGGCCCAGGAGCGCGCCACCCCGATCGCCCACCGCGTGCAGAGCCTCTACCTGGCCCAACTGCTGTACACCGCCCTGCAGTCACCGGCCGAGGAGACCGCGCCATGA
- a CDS encoding aldo/keto reductase, whose protein sequence is MTTLTAPFAGRTVFRVGYGALQLERLHRRRGEAVALLRRAVELGVDHVDTAQFYGFGFANQVIREALRPEDGVLVVTKVGADPDPGGPLPLRLAQRPEQLRASVEDNLRSLGVDRLPVVNLRRLDSGPGLRPDGDQVVDLDDQLEVMTALRDEGKIGAIGLSCVTLDGLRRALPAGIACVQNAYSLVSRDDEDLLRLCAAEGIAWVPFFPLGGSFPGLPKATDEPAVHAVAESLGVTPSQVGLAWLLHRAPNVLLIPGTANSAHLEANTAAGGITLDAATLATLDAIESRSAEVPIG, encoded by the coding sequence ATGACCACCCTGACCGCTCCGTTCGCCGGCCGCACCGTTTTCCGGGTCGGCTACGGCGCCCTGCAACTCGAACGCCTGCACCGCAGGCGCGGCGAGGCCGTCGCCCTGCTGCGCCGCGCGGTCGAGCTGGGCGTCGACCACGTGGACACCGCCCAGTTCTACGGCTTCGGGTTCGCGAACCAGGTCATCCGCGAGGCGCTGCGCCCCGAGGACGGCGTCCTGGTCGTCACGAAGGTGGGGGCCGACCCCGACCCGGGCGGGCCTCTGCCACTGCGTCTCGCGCAGCGCCCCGAACAGCTTCGCGCCAGCGTCGAGGACAACCTGCGCAGCCTGGGCGTCGACCGGCTCCCGGTGGTCAACCTCCGCCGGCTCGACTCCGGCCCCGGCCTGCGCCCCGACGGCGACCAGGTGGTCGACCTCGACGACCAGCTCGAAGTGATGACCGCCCTGCGCGACGAGGGCAAGATCGGCGCGATCGGTCTGAGCTGCGTCACCCTCGACGGCCTTCGCCGCGCCCTGCCGGCGGGCATCGCCTGCGTGCAGAACGCGTACAGCCTCGTCTCGCGCGACGACGAGGACCTGCTGCGGCTGTGCGCGGCCGAGGGCATCGCCTGGGTGCCGTTCTTCCCACTCGGCGGGTCCTTCCCGGGCCTGCCCAAGGCGACCGACGAGCCGGCGGTGCACGCCGTGGCCGAATCCCTGGGCGTCACACCCTCCCAGGTCGGCCTCGCCTGGCTACTGCACCGCGCCCCCAACGTGCTGCTCATCCCCGGCACCGCCAACTCCGCTCACCTCGAGGCCAACACGGCGGCCGGCGGGATCACTCTCGACGCCGCCACCCTGGCCACCCTCGACGCCATCGAGTCCCGCTCCGCCGAAGTCCCCATCGGCTGA
- a CDS encoding NADPH:quinone reductase, producing MKAIVYRDNGGPDVLRLVDRDLPVPGPGEVRVRVAVSGINPTDWQARSGPAHTKQFSEVTPHLDGAGVIDGVGAGVDRSRVGQRVWLFMAAAGRPTGTAAEFTVVPAERTVPLPDEAGFDVGAALGVPALTAHRALTVAEDGPRRLRPGALDGAVVLAAGGAGAVGHAVIQLARWAGATVISTVSGPQKARLATAAGAHHVVNYREGDPAAEICGIAPDGVDIVAEVALGANIALDLAVLRARGTIATYANDGGKPVELDVRHNMVLNARLQFLVLYTAGPQARAAAAEDVAAAVRDGALPVGEEHGLPLTRFPLHRTADAHRAVESGTVGKVLVDITS from the coding sequence ATGAAAGCCATCGTCTACCGCGACAACGGCGGCCCCGACGTTCTTCGGCTCGTCGACCGCGACCTGCCCGTGCCCGGCCCCGGCGAGGTCCGCGTCCGGGTCGCCGTGTCCGGGATCAACCCGACCGACTGGCAGGCCCGCTCCGGCCCCGCCCATACCAAGCAGTTCTCCGAGGTCACCCCGCACCTGGACGGCGCCGGCGTGATCGACGGCGTCGGTGCGGGAGTCGACCGGAGCCGGGTCGGTCAGCGGGTCTGGCTGTTCATGGCTGCCGCCGGACGGCCCACCGGCACCGCCGCCGAGTTCACCGTCGTACCGGCCGAGCGGACCGTGCCGCTGCCCGACGAGGCCGGCTTCGACGTCGGCGCCGCACTCGGCGTCCCCGCGCTGACCGCGCACCGCGCACTCACCGTCGCCGAGGACGGCCCGCGCCGCCTGCGGCCGGGGGCGCTGGACGGCGCGGTCGTACTCGCCGCCGGCGGGGCCGGGGCGGTCGGGCACGCCGTGATCCAGCTCGCCCGCTGGGCCGGCGCGACCGTGATCAGCACGGTCAGCGGGCCGCAGAAGGCCCGGCTGGCCACCGCCGCCGGCGCCCACCACGTGGTCAACTATCGAGAGGGGGATCCGGCCGCCGAGATCTGCGGGATCGCCCCGGACGGCGTCGACATCGTCGCCGAAGTGGCGCTCGGCGCGAACATCGCACTGGACCTGGCCGTGCTGCGGGCGCGCGGCACGATCGCGACCTACGCCAACGACGGCGGCAAGCCGGTCGAATTGGACGTGCGGCACAACATGGTGCTCAACGCGCGCCTCCAGTTCCTGGTGCTCTACACGGCCGGTCCGCAGGCGCGCGCCGCGGCCGCCGAGGACGTCGCCGCCGCGGTCCGCGACGGCGCCCTGCCGGTCGGCGAGGAACACGGTCTGCCACTGACCCGCTTTCCGCTCCACCGCACCGCCGACGCGCACCGCGCGGTGGAGAGCGGCACAGTCGGCAAGGTCCTGGTGGACATCACGTCCTGA
- a CDS encoding DUF6745 domain-containing protein, which translates to MTATQHAGPASPAEATHHWRRISVDTDRADRAAAERGVRAAYRAAGLAEPSAVVWFDSPLQATLAALLLTGAAERLRGCPAWAQTEPLLEQVEARLAEHGVAPQAAQAGASVREAVRTRPWEQARGRTHERLGAFGWAELWSLTGGELWPAGQALADRIRAAVAERLHGAGRLASAEEDLKEAGEHELAEELRERTAAAVSAIRLALLDAVLGQHDAAWLAAFDAAGELEAGLAPLAELARSAGWWWPYERVALLAERPAELHRDEAGRLDRADGPALAYPDGFALHAWHGMPVPADFLAGLGGLTPERIREEENAELRRVMLEHYGYDRYLADSGAEPLHRDPTGVLWRIQLPDDEPVVMVEVVNSTPEPDGTLRTYWLRVPPTIRTARAGVAWTFGLTEEQYHPQRET; encoded by the coding sequence GTGACAGCAACCCAACACGCCGGCCCCGCGAGCCCGGCCGAGGCAACGCACCACTGGCGGCGGATCTCGGTCGACACCGACCGGGCCGATCGCGCGGCGGCGGAGCGCGGCGTGCGCGCCGCCTACCGGGCAGCCGGCCTGGCCGAGCCCTCGGCGGTGGTCTGGTTCGACTCGCCACTCCAGGCGACCCTTGCCGCGTTGCTGCTCACCGGCGCCGCCGAGCGGCTGCGCGGCTGCCCGGCCTGGGCGCAGACCGAGCCGCTGCTGGAGCAGGTGGAAGCGCGGCTGGCCGAGCACGGAGTGGCGCCGCAGGCTGCGCAGGCCGGCGCGAGCGTGCGGGAGGCGGTGCGGACGCGGCCGTGGGAGCAGGCCCGGGGCCGTACCCATGAGCGGCTCGGTGCGTTCGGCTGGGCCGAGTTGTGGTCCCTGACCGGCGGTGAGCTCTGGCCAGCCGGTCAGGCGCTGGCCGACCGGATCCGTGCGGCGGTGGCCGAACGGCTGCACGGGGCAGGCCGGTTGGCCTCGGCCGAGGAGGACCTGAAGGAAGCCGGCGAGCACGAGCTCGCCGAGGAACTGCGTGAGCGGACCGCGGCGGCGGTCAGCGCCATCCGCCTGGCGCTGCTCGATGCGGTGCTCGGGCAGCACGACGCGGCCTGGCTGGCGGCCTTCGATGCCGCGGGCGAGCTGGAAGCGGGGCTGGCCCCGTTGGCCGAGCTGGCGCGCAGCGCCGGCTGGTGGTGGCCCTACGAACGAGTCGCGCTGCTCGCCGAGCGCCCCGCCGAGCTGCACCGCGACGAGGCCGGCCGACTGGACCGGGCCGACGGCCCGGCCCTTGCCTACCCGGACGGCTTCGCCCTGCACGCCTGGCACGGTATGCCGGTGCCCGCCGACTTCCTCGCCGGGCTGGGCGGTCTCACCCCCGAGCGGATCCGCGAGGAGGAGAACGCCGAACTGCGCCGCGTCATGCTGGAGCACTACGGCTACGACCGCTACCTCGCCGACTCCGGCGCCGAACCACTGCACCGGGACCCGACCGGTGTCCTGTGGCGGATCCAACTACCGGACGACGAGCCGGTGGTGATGGTGGAGGTGGTCAACTCCACACCCGAGCCGGACGGCACGCTGCGTACCTACTGGCTGCGTGTCCCGCCGACCATCCGAACCGCCCGGGCCGGCGTGGCGTGGACCTTCGGGCTGACGGAGGAGCAGTACCACCCGCAGCGGGAGACCTGA
- a CDS encoding STM4015 family protein: MAISEHLTEFHGLPVFDLFPEDETADSSALPAADAVAWRVGLHYEAARSFAECWEEFLALVDTQQVRAVVIGPWFSDDYEYTLAEPLAAITGSADQLPSLRALFLGDVTYEQCELSWLQLSDVTPALESFPLLEELVVRGASGDYEGKEGLALRPLRHERLRALRFEAGGLPAEVVRAVGASDFPALERLELWLGVSEYGGDATVADLAPFLDGARLPVLRHLGLENSELQDEIAAAVAGAPVVARLESLSLAMGILTDQGAGALLAGQPLTHLRALDLHHHFVSEELQQRLRDTLGAAGVAVDLSEHEKPHGDWRYVANAE, translated from the coding sequence ATGGCGATCAGCGAGCACCTGACGGAGTTCCACGGACTCCCCGTCTTCGACCTGTTCCCCGAGGACGAGACCGCCGACAGCAGCGCCCTGCCCGCCGCCGACGCGGTCGCCTGGCGGGTGGGCCTGCACTACGAGGCGGCGCGGAGCTTCGCCGAGTGCTGGGAGGAGTTCCTGGCGCTGGTGGACACCCAGCAGGTCCGCGCGGTCGTCATCGGCCCCTGGTTCAGCGACGACTACGAGTACACCCTCGCCGAGCCGCTGGCCGCGATCACCGGCAGTGCGGACCAGCTGCCGAGCCTGCGCGCCCTGTTCCTCGGCGATGTGACGTACGAGCAGTGCGAGCTCTCCTGGCTGCAACTGAGCGACGTCACCCCGGCGCTGGAGTCGTTCCCGCTGCTGGAGGAGCTGGTGGTGCGCGGCGCCTCCGGCGACTACGAGGGCAAGGAGGGGCTGGCGCTGCGTCCGCTGCGGCACGAGCGACTGCGCGCGCTGCGCTTCGAGGCCGGCGGGCTGCCCGCCGAGGTCGTACGGGCGGTGGGCGCGTCCGACTTCCCGGCGCTGGAGCGGCTGGAGCTCTGGCTCGGGGTCTCCGAGTACGGCGGGGACGCCACGGTCGCCGACCTCGCGCCGTTCCTGGACGGGGCCCGGCTGCCGGTCCTGCGTCACCTCGGCCTGGAGAACAGCGAGTTGCAGGACGAGATCGCCGCGGCCGTGGCGGGCGCGCCGGTGGTGGCCCGGCTGGAGAGCCTCAGTCTGGCGATGGGCATCCTCACCGACCAGGGGGCGGGCGCGCTGCTGGCCGGCCAGCCGCTCACCCATCTGCGGGCGCTCGACCTGCACCATCACTTCGTCAGCGAGGAGCTCCAGCAGCGGCTTCGGGACACCCTGGGCGCAGCCGGCGTGGCGGTCGATCTGTCGGAGCACGAGAAGCCGCACGGCGACTGGCGCTATGTCGCCAATGCCGAGTAG
- a CDS encoding STM4014 family protein — MTPRHLTVLGIPGHRRLALFTAAARAAALPEPAVLPWLDLLRGSFRLTPGTLVRIDSPGEDEAVDRLLRGPALGAGYAPTRVEGTAAWYQGVTAALARLADAVRETPGAALLGDPAEIAAMFDKRSTHRILSAAGVPVPAALDQSTGPVLGWADLKDRLAAAGLRRVFVKPAHASSASGVLALEFGPRGQVQASTSVELVAGALHNSLRVRRYRDEREIAAIVDRLAPDRLQVECWIPKAAQHGRAADLRVVVIAGRATHAVVRTSRSPMTNLHLGGTRGDLRLAAEAVGPRWPELLAVCEQAAACFPRSPMVGVDLLPAIGWQRFRIGEVNAFGDLLPGLTGLTGGPAEGLDTYAAQVAALIHHSPWTTAP; from the coding sequence ATGACCCCCCGTCACCTCACGGTGCTCGGTATCCCGGGCCACCGGCGCCTGGCACTGTTCACCGCCGCCGCCCGGGCCGCCGCGTTGCCCGAACCGGCCGTGCTGCCCTGGCTGGACCTGCTGCGCGGCTCGTTCCGGCTGACGCCCGGCACGCTGGTACGGATCGACTCCCCCGGCGAGGACGAGGCCGTCGACCGGCTGCTGCGCGGCCCTGCCCTGGGCGCGGGCTACGCGCCCACCCGGGTGGAGGGCACCGCTGCCTGGTACCAGGGGGTGACCGCCGCGCTCGCCCGGCTCGCGGACGCCGTCCGTGAGACGCCGGGAGCGGCACTGCTCGGCGATCCGGCCGAGATCGCCGCCATGTTCGACAAGCGTTCCACGCACCGGATCCTCTCGGCCGCCGGGGTTCCGGTGCCGGCCGCGCTGGACCAGTCCACCGGGCCGGTGCTCGGCTGGGCCGACCTCAAGGACCGGTTGGCGGCGGCCGGGCTGCGCCGGGTCTTCGTCAAACCGGCGCACGCCTCCTCGGCCAGCGGTGTGCTCGCGCTGGAGTTCGGCCCGCGCGGCCAGGTCCAGGCCAGCACCTCGGTGGAGCTGGTGGCGGGTGCCCTGCACAACTCGCTGCGGGTGCGCCGCTACCGGGACGAGCGCGAGATCGCCGCCATCGTCGACCGCCTCGCGCCCGACCGGCTGCAGGTGGAATGCTGGATCCCCAAGGCCGCGCAGCACGGACGTGCCGCCGACCTGCGGGTGGTCGTGATCGCCGGCCGGGCCACCCACGCGGTGGTGCGGACCAGCAGGAGCCCGATGACCAACCTGCACCTGGGCGGCACGCGAGGCGACCTGCGGCTCGCGGCCGAGGCGGTCGGCCCGCGCTGGCCGGAGCTGCTGGCCGTCTGCGAACAGGCGGCCGCCTGCTTCCCCCGCTCCCCCATGGTCGGCGTGGACCTGCTGCCGGCCATCGGGTGGCAGCGGTTCCGCATCGGCGAGGTCAACGCCTTCGGCGATCTGCTGCCCGGGCTGACCGGCCTGACCGGCGGGCCCGCCGAGGGCCTGGACACCTACGCGGCGCAGGTCGCCGCACTCATCCACCACTCCCCCTGGACCACCGCACCATGA
- a CDS encoding STM4013/SEN3800 family hydrolase, with protein MNAVVGSHNLLLLTLDTLRHDVAQELAEAGRLPHLAAHLPGGRWERRHTPGSFTYAAHQAMLAGFLPTPADPDGPHPRLFAARFAGSETTEPHTWVFDKPELPSALATAGYRTVCIGGVGFFNKQGPLGSVLPDLFQESHWEPEFGVPSPTSFEAQVTRAEQVAAGHGAEQPLFLLLNVSALHQPNWFHLPGATREDGDSRASHAAALEYVDRHVPRLLRAMSRHRPCFAIVCSDHGTAYGEDGYTGHRIGHETVWTVPYAHFTIPAAQESTTP; from the coding sequence ATGAACGCCGTCGTCGGCAGCCACAACCTGCTGCTGCTCACGCTGGACACGCTGCGCCACGACGTCGCCCAGGAGCTGGCCGAGGCCGGCCGCCTCCCGCACCTCGCGGCCCACCTGCCCGGCGGCCGGTGGGAGCGGCGGCACACGCCCGGCAGTTTCACCTACGCCGCCCACCAGGCGATGCTGGCGGGCTTCCTGCCCACCCCGGCCGACCCCGACGGTCCGCACCCGCGGCTGTTCGCCGCGCGCTTCGCCGGCTCGGAGACCACCGAGCCGCACACCTGGGTCTTCGACAAGCCGGAGCTGCCCTCGGCGCTGGCCACGGCCGGCTACCGGACGGTCTGCATCGGCGGCGTCGGCTTCTTCAACAAGCAGGGCCCGCTCGGCTCGGTGCTGCCCGACCTGTTCCAGGAGAGCCACTGGGAGCCCGAGTTCGGGGTCCCGTCACCGACCTCCTTCGAGGCCCAGGTCACCCGCGCCGAGCAGGTGGCCGCCGGCCACGGCGCCGAGCAGCCGCTCTTCCTGCTGCTGAACGTCTCGGCTCTGCACCAGCCCAACTGGTTCCACCTGCCGGGCGCCACCCGCGAGGACGGCGACAGCCGGGCCAGCCACGCGGCGGCGCTGGAGTACGTCGACCGGCACGTTCCCCGGCTGCTGCGCGCGATGAGCCGGCACCGGCCCTGCTTCGCGATCGTCTGCTCCGACCACGGCACCGCCTACGGCGAGGACGGCTACACCGGCCACCGGATCGGCCACGAGACGGTCTGGACCGTGCCGTACGCGCATTTCACCATCCCGGCAGCCCAGGAGAGCACCACGCCATGA
- a CDS encoding STM4012 family radical SAM protein, whose product MTTVLPPAAEIPAAESPYQSYVYAYPHKTAYRPLLPRPALREVWADEPQHALSLYLHIPFCEVRCGFCNLFTRIGSPEGLTTAYLDALDRQAAAVREALAEDARFALAAFGGGTPTYLTAGELERLCDIAEQRMGADLRAVPLSVEASPETATADRLRVLAERGTTRLSLGVQSFLDEEARSAVRPQKRAAVEAALGRIREAGFPVLNIDLIYGIDGQTEASWLRSLDAALAWEPEELYLYPLYVRPLTGLARRATEESPAGWDDQRLRLYRAGRDHLLAHGYQQVSMRMFRRTGSPEAAGTEHSSEYSCQTDGMVGLGCGARSYTAALHYSFDYAVSATDVRTIIDDYVATADFTRAEWGRPLAPEESRRRHLIQSLLQADGLDLADYRNRFGTEAAEDFAADLAGPALRGRLLVSQDRLRLSPEGLAHSDAIGPALFSDAVRADMASYRPR is encoded by the coding sequence ATGACCACCGTCCTGCCGCCGGCCGCCGAGATCCCGGCGGCCGAATCGCCCTACCAGTCCTACGTCTACGCCTATCCGCACAAGACCGCCTACCGCCCGCTGCTGCCGCGCCCCGCGCTGCGCGAGGTCTGGGCGGATGAGCCGCAGCACGCGCTCTCGCTCTACCTGCACATCCCGTTCTGCGAGGTGCGCTGCGGGTTCTGCAACCTGTTCACCCGGATCGGCAGCCCCGAGGGCCTGACCACCGCCTACCTGGACGCCCTCGACCGGCAGGCCGCCGCCGTCCGCGAGGCCCTGGCCGAGGACGCGCGCTTCGCGCTGGCGGCCTTCGGCGGCGGCACCCCCACCTATCTGACCGCCGGCGAGCTGGAGCGGCTCTGCGACATCGCCGAACAGCGGATGGGCGCCGACCTGCGCGCCGTGCCGCTCTCCGTGGAGGCCTCCCCCGAGACCGCGACCGCCGACCGGCTGCGGGTGCTGGCCGAGCGCGGGACCACCCGGCTCAGCCTGGGCGTGCAGTCCTTCCTGGACGAGGAGGCCCGCTCCGCCGTGCGACCGCAGAAGCGCGCCGCCGTCGAAGCCGCCCTCGGCCGGATCCGCGAGGCCGGCTTTCCGGTGCTGAACATCGACCTGATCTACGGCATCGACGGCCAGACCGAGGCCAGTTGGCTGCGCTCGCTGGACGCGGCGCTCGCCTGGGAGCCGGAGGAGCTCTACCTCTACCCGCTCTACGTGCGCCCGCTCACCGGACTGGCCCGGCGCGCCACCGAGGAGTCCCCGGCGGGCTGGGACGACCAGCGGCTGCGCCTCTACCGGGCCGGGCGCGACCACCTGCTCGCCCACGGCTACCAGCAGGTCTCCATGCGGATGTTCCGCCGGACCGGCTCGCCCGAGGCCGCCGGCACCGAGCACAGCAGCGAGTACAGCTGCCAGACCGACGGCATGGTCGGCCTCGGCTGCGGCGCCCGCTCCTACACCGCCGCACTGCACTACTCCTTCGACTACGCGGTCTCCGCCACCGACGTCCGCACGATCATCGACGACTACGTGGCCACCGCAGACTTCACCCGGGCCGAGTGGGGGCGGCCGCTCGCGCCGGAGGAGTCCAGGCGCCGTCACCTGATCCAGTCCCTGCTCCAGGCGGACGGCCTCGACCTGGCCGACTACCGGAACCGCTTCGGCACCGAGGCGGCCGAGGACTTCGCCGCGGACCTGGCCGGCCCCGCGCTGCGCGGGCGACTGCTCGTCAGCCAGGACCGGCTCCGGCTGAGCCCCGAAGGCCTGGCGCACTCGGACGCGATCGGGCCGGCGCTCTTCTCCGACGCGGTGCGGGCCGACATGGCCTCGTACCGGCCTCGGTAG
- a CDS encoding STM4011 family radical SAM protein translates to MDLTVLYRGPLASCDYDCPYCPFAKRRDTPDQLRTDRAALARFADWAAAAGAGGDTLSVLFTPWGEGLVRSWYRDTLVRLSRLPHVRRVAIQTNLSCRTDWLAEADLDSLALWTTYHPGQVTHERFLAKCRELTALGVRYSVGVVGQPEHLAAARRLRAELPPDVYLWINAAEGLSYQDHEAAEWTALDPLFAYSRHPHPSAGLPCRTGASVISVDGAGTVRRCHFVPEVLGNLYDDSYRAALAPRPCPLSTCDCHIGYVHLETLPLYELFAGGVLERIPTTG, encoded by the coding sequence CTGGACCTCACCGTCCTCTACCGCGGTCCGCTCGCCTCCTGCGACTACGACTGCCCCTACTGCCCCTTCGCCAAGCGGCGCGACACACCCGACCAACTGCGCACCGACCGCGCCGCACTCGCCCGGTTCGCCGACTGGGCCGCGGCGGCCGGAGCGGGCGGCGACACGCTCTCCGTGCTCTTCACCCCGTGGGGCGAGGGCCTGGTCCGCTCCTGGTACCGCGACACCCTGGTCCGGCTCAGCCGGCTTCCGCACGTGCGCCGGGTGGCGATCCAGACCAATCTCAGCTGCCGCACCGACTGGCTGGCCGAGGCCGACCTGGACTCGCTCGCCCTGTGGACCACCTACCACCCCGGGCAGGTGACGCACGAACGCTTCCTGGCCAAGTGCCGCGAACTCACCGCCCTCGGCGTCCGCTACAGCGTGGGCGTGGTCGGCCAGCCCGAACACCTCGCCGCCGCCCGCCGGTTGCGCGCCGAACTCCCGCCCGACGTCTACCTCTGGATCAACGCGGCCGAGGGCCTCTCCTACCAGGACCACGAGGCCGCCGAGTGGACCGCCCTCGACCCGCTCTTCGCCTACAGCCGCCACCCGCACCCCAGCGCCGGCCTCCCGTGCCGCACCGGCGCCTCGGTGATCTCGGTCGACGGCGCCGGCACGGTCCGCCGCTGCCACTTCGTCCCCGAGGTCCTGGGCAACCTCTACGACGACTCCTACCGCGCCGCCCTCGCCCCACGCCCCTGCCCACTCAGCACCTGCGACTGCCACATCGGCTACGTCCACCTGGAAACCCTGCCGCTCTACGAACTCTTCGCAGGGGGCGTCCTGGAGCGGATCCCGACAACGGGTTGA
- the infA gene encoding translation initiation factor IF-1: MPRTAGSIEVEGVVLECLRSASFTVELQNGHKVLAHISGKIRKNHIKILPYDRVLVELSPYDLTRGRILFRYRT; encoded by the coding sequence TTGCCAAGAACAGCAGGAAGCATTGAAGTCGAGGGCGTCGTCCTCGAGTGTCTGCGCAGCGCCAGCTTCACGGTGGAGCTCCAGAACGGGCACAAGGTGCTGGCACACATCAGCGGGAAGATCCGGAAGAACCACATCAAGATCCTTCCGTATGACCGCGTGCTCGTGGAGCTCAGCCCCTATGACCTCACCCGCGGCCGGATCCTCTTCCGCTACCGGACGTAG